The following are encoded together in the Xanthomonas sacchari genome:
- a CDS encoding SDR family oxidoreductase: MQHRWRLDGQTALITGASAGIGLAIARELLGFGADLLLVARDIDALEAARDELRETFPEREILALAADVADDEDRREILDWVEDHADGLDLLINNAGGNVSKPAVDYTEDEWRGIFETNLFSAFELSRYAHPLLAQHAASAIVNVGSVSGLTHVRSGAPYGMTKAALHQLTRNLAAEWAEDGIRVNAVAPWYIRTRRTSGPLSDPDYYEQVIERTPMRRIGEPEEVAAAVGFLCLPAASYITGECIAVDGGFLRYGF; this comes from the coding sequence ATGCAGCACCGTTGGCGGCTGGACGGACAGACCGCGCTGATCACCGGCGCCAGCGCCGGCATCGGCCTGGCGATCGCGCGCGAACTGCTCGGGTTCGGCGCCGACCTGCTGCTGGTGGCGCGCGATATCGACGCGCTGGAAGCGGCGCGCGACGAACTGCGCGAGACCTTTCCCGAGCGCGAGATCCTGGCGCTGGCCGCCGACGTCGCCGACGACGAGGACCGCCGCGAGATCCTGGACTGGGTCGAGGACCATGCCGACGGCCTGGACCTGCTGATCAACAACGCCGGCGGCAACGTCAGCAAGCCTGCGGTGGACTACACCGAGGACGAGTGGCGCGGCATCTTCGAGACCAACCTGTTCTCCGCGTTCGAGCTGTCGCGCTACGCGCATCCGCTGCTGGCGCAGCATGCGGCCTCGGCGATCGTCAACGTCGGCAGCGTGTCCGGGCTGACCCACGTGCGCAGCGGCGCGCCCTACGGCATGACCAAGGCGGCGCTGCACCAGCTCACCCGCAACCTCGCCGCCGAATGGGCCGAGGACGGCATCCGGGTCAACGCGGTGGCGCCGTGGTACATCCGCACCCGCCGCACCTCCGGCCCGCTGTCGGACCCGGACTACTACGAGCAGGTGATCGAGCGCACGCCGATGCGCCGCATCGGCGAACCGGAGGAAGTGGCGGCGGCGGTCGGCTTCCTGTGCCTGCCGGCGGCCAGCTACATCACCGGCGAATGCATTGCGGTGGACGGTGGTTTTTTGCGTTACGGGTTCTAG
- a CDS encoding DUF4124 domain-containing protein has protein sequence MRRAFYLIALLTCAGAASAEPVVFYRCTDAQDNLTIQNQPCPKGMRQQKKIMQGVSSAALPTTLASKPAPSPPPASATNDATPADAPAPADTAAAAPPPPPKLPPPSLYTCTTREKSSYIGEVAEPPPRCVPLHTTDLDGGPNQAGGSACEVLRDQCQPLPAEQLCDAWKNYVAEAETHWRFAVPEHAETLHAEFERRQHLLEASNCGVEPPTP, from the coding sequence ATGCGCCGTGCGTTCTACCTGATTGCGTTGCTGACGTGTGCCGGCGCTGCGAGCGCCGAACCGGTGGTGTTCTATCGCTGCACCGACGCGCAGGACAACCTGACCATCCAGAACCAGCCCTGTCCCAAGGGCATGCGCCAGCAGAAGAAGATCATGCAGGGCGTGAGCAGCGCCGCACTGCCGACCACGCTCGCGTCCAAGCCCGCGCCATCGCCGCCCCCGGCGAGCGCCACGAACGATGCCACGCCTGCGGACGCGCCGGCCCCGGCCGATACCGCGGCGGCTGCACCGCCACCGCCTCCAAAGCTGCCACCGCCATCGCTGTACACCTGCACCACCCGCGAGAAATCGTCCTACATCGGCGAGGTCGCCGAACCGCCGCCGCGTTGCGTGCCGCTGCACACGACGGACCTGGATGGGGGCCCCAACCAGGCCGGCGGCAGCGCCTGCGAAGTGCTGCGCGACCAGTGCCAGCCGCTGCCCGCCGAGCAATTGTGCGATGCCTGGAAGAACTACGTGGCTGAAGCGGAGACGCACTGGCGCTTCGCCGTGCCCGAGCATGCCGAAACGCTGCACGCGGAGTTCGAACGCCGCCAGCACCTGCTCGAGGCCAGCAACTGCGGCGTAGAGCCGCCCACGCCGTAA
- a CDS encoding DNA topoisomerase I: protein MSKHLLIVESPAKAKTINKYLGKDFHVLASYGHVRDLIPKEGAVDPDDGFAMRYALIDKNEKHVEAIAKAAKAAEDIYLATDPDREGEAISWHIAEILQERGLLKGKPLHRVVFTEITPRAIKEAMAQPRQIAGDLVDAQQARRALDYLVGFNLSPVLWRKVQRGLSAGRVQSPALRMIVEREEEIEAFVAREYWSIAADCAHPSQHFNAKLIKLDGQKFEQFTITDGDTAEAARLRIQQAAQGALHVTDVASKERKRRPAPPFTTSTLQQEASRKLGFTTRKTMQVAQKLYEGVAIGDEGTVGLISYMRTDSVNLSQDALAEIRDVIARDYGIASLPDQPNTYQTKSKNAQEAHEAVRPTSALRTPSQVARFLTDDERKLYELIWKRAVACQMIPATLNTVSVDLSAGSEHVFRASGTTVVVPGFLAVYEEGKDNKSAEDEDEGRKLPAMKPGDRVPLERILAEQHFTQPPPRYTEAALVKALEEYGIGRPSTYASIIQTLLFRKYVEMEGRSFRPSDVGRAVSKFLSSHFTQYVDYDFTAKLEDELDAVSRGEEEWIPLMSRFWEPFKELVEDKKESVDRAEASGARELGTDPKTGKPVSVRLGRFGPYAAIGSTAEDAEDKPKFASLRPGQSMHTITLEEALELFLMPRSLGQDKGEEVSVGIGRFGPFAKRGSVYASLKKEDDPYTIDLARAVFLIEEKEEIARNRIIKEFPGSDIQVLNGRFGPYISDGKLNGKIPKDREPATLSLDEVQKLLEETGKPVRKGFGAKKAAAKKEAAPKKSAAKKAAADAPAKPAAKKAVKKVAKKTAKKAVKKAAKKTVAKGG, encoded by the coding sequence ATGTCCAAGCACCTGCTCATCGTCGAATCGCCCGCCAAGGCCAAGACGATCAACAAATACCTCGGCAAGGATTTCCACGTCCTGGCCTCGTATGGGCACGTGCGCGACCTGATCCCGAAGGAAGGCGCGGTGGATCCGGACGACGGCTTCGCGATGCGCTACGCGCTGATCGACAAGAACGAGAAGCACGTGGAGGCCATCGCCAAGGCGGCCAAGGCGGCCGAAGACATCTACCTGGCGACCGACCCGGACCGCGAGGGCGAGGCGATCAGCTGGCACATCGCCGAGATCCTGCAGGAGCGCGGCCTGCTCAAGGGCAAGCCGCTGCACCGGGTGGTGTTCACCGAGATCACCCCGCGCGCGATCAAGGAAGCGATGGCGCAGCCGCGGCAGATCGCCGGCGACCTGGTCGATGCGCAACAGGCGCGGCGCGCGCTGGACTACCTGGTCGGCTTCAACCTGTCGCCGGTGCTGTGGCGCAAGGTGCAGCGCGGCCTGTCCGCCGGCCGCGTGCAGTCGCCGGCGCTGCGCATGATCGTCGAGCGCGAGGAGGAGATCGAAGCCTTCGTCGCCCGCGAGTACTGGTCCATCGCGGCCGACTGCGCGCATCCCTCGCAGCACTTCAACGCCAAGCTGATCAAGCTCGACGGGCAGAAGTTCGAGCAGTTCACCATCACCGACGGCGACACCGCCGAGGCCGCGCGCCTGCGCATCCAGCAGGCCGCGCAGGGCGCGCTGCACGTCACCGACGTGGCCAGCAAGGAGCGCAAGCGCCGCCCGGCGCCGCCGTTCACCACCTCGACCCTGCAGCAGGAAGCCTCGCGCAAGCTCGGCTTCACCACCCGCAAGACCATGCAGGTGGCGCAGAAGCTGTACGAAGGCGTGGCGATCGGCGACGAAGGCACGGTCGGCCTGATCTCGTACATGCGTACCGACTCGGTCAACCTGTCGCAGGACGCGCTGGCCGAGATCCGCGACGTGATCGCCCGCGACTACGGCATCGCCTCGCTGCCGGACCAGCCCAACACCTACCAGACAAAGTCCAAGAACGCCCAGGAAGCGCACGAAGCGGTGCGCCCGACCTCGGCGCTGCGCACCCCGTCGCAGGTCGCCCGCTTCCTCACCGACGACGAGCGCAAGCTGTACGAACTGATCTGGAAGCGTGCGGTGGCCTGCCAGATGATCCCGGCCACGCTCAACACCGTGAGCGTGGACCTGTCGGCCGGCAGCGAGCACGTGTTCCGCGCCAGCGGCACCACCGTGGTGGTACCCGGCTTCCTGGCCGTGTACGAGGAAGGCAAGGACAACAAGAGCGCCGAGGACGAAGACGAGGGCCGCAAGCTGCCGGCGATGAAGCCCGGCGACCGCGTGCCGCTGGAACGCATCCTGGCCGAGCAGCACTTCACTCAGCCGCCGCCGCGCTACACCGAAGCGGCGCTGGTGAAGGCGCTGGAAGAGTACGGCATCGGCCGTCCCTCGACCTACGCCTCGATCATCCAGACCCTGCTGTTCCGAAAGTACGTGGAGATGGAGGGCCGCAGCTTCCGCCCGTCCGACGTCGGCCGCGCGGTCTCCAAGTTTCTGTCCAGCCACTTCACCCAGTACGTGGACTACGACTTCACCGCCAAGCTCGAAGACGAGCTGGACGCGGTCTCGCGCGGCGAGGAGGAGTGGATCCCGCTGATGTCGCGGTTCTGGGAACCGTTCAAGGAACTGGTCGAGGACAAGAAGGAATCGGTCGACCGTGCCGAAGCCAGCGGTGCGCGCGAGCTCGGCACCGACCCCAAGACCGGCAAGCCGGTGAGCGTGCGCCTGGGCCGCTTCGGGCCGTACGCGGCGATCGGCAGCACCGCCGAGGACGCCGAGGACAAGCCCAAGTTCGCCTCGCTGCGTCCCGGCCAGAGCATGCACACCATCACCCTGGAGGAGGCGCTGGAGCTGTTCCTGATGCCGCGCAGCCTCGGCCAGGACAAGGGCGAGGAGGTCAGCGTCGGCATCGGCCGCTTCGGCCCGTTCGCCAAGCGCGGCAGCGTCTACGCTTCGCTGAAGAAGGAAGACGACCCCTACACCATCGATCTGGCCCGCGCGGTGTTCCTGATCGAGGAGAAGGAAGAGATCGCGCGCAACCGCATCATCAAGGAATTCCCCGGCAGCGACATCCAGGTACTGAACGGCCGCTTCGGCCCGTACATCAGCGACGGCAAGCTCAACGGCAAGATCCCCAAGGATCGCGAGCCGGCCACGCTGAGCCTGGACGAAGTGCAGAAGCTGCTGGAGGAAACCGGCAAGCCGGTGCGCAAGGGCTTCGGCGCCAAGAAGGCCGCCGCCAAGAAGGAAGCCGCGCCGAAGAAGAGCGCGGCGAAGAAGGCCGCCGCCGACGCCCCGGCCAAGCCGGCGGCGAAGAAAGCGGTCAAGAAGGTCGCGAAGAAAACCGCCAAGAAAGCGGTGAAGAAGGCCGCAAAGAAGACGGTGGCCAAGGGCGGCTGA
- a CDS encoding pilin, whose translation MAVWYYVDAARERHGPLPASALLERLHDGRLQRDTLVWREGLPEWRPLHALAAELGLPEAPIPPPLPPPLQAAAPAGPAAAPPRSGLSGCAIMAIVGAVAGVLLVAFLGIGAAIALPAYQDYMARAKVAQALGTLAPLKDQIGAFTAQEHRCPVNGDTGFGTPQSYAGDAIAQVRIGRFDNGHCGLEATLHLPGTKRLDGKALWLDYDERTSAWNCSSDLDDRVLPVHCRGG comes from the coding sequence TTGGCGGTCTGGTATTACGTCGATGCCGCCCGCGAGCGGCATGGGCCATTGCCGGCGTCGGCCCTGCTGGAACGCCTGCACGACGGCCGCCTGCAGCGCGACACCCTGGTCTGGCGCGAAGGCCTGCCGGAGTGGCGGCCGCTGCATGCGCTCGCCGCCGAACTGGGCCTGCCCGAGGCCCCCATCCCGCCACCGTTGCCGCCGCCGCTCCAGGCCGCCGCTCCCGCAGGCCCCGCGGCGGCCCCGCCACGCAGCGGCCTGTCCGGCTGCGCGATCATGGCCATCGTCGGCGCCGTCGCCGGCGTGCTGCTGGTGGCCTTCCTCGGCATCGGCGCGGCGATCGCCCTGCCTGCCTACCAGGACTACATGGCACGCGCGAAGGTCGCGCAGGCGCTCGGCACCCTGGCGCCCTTGAAGGACCAGATCGGCGCGTTCACGGCGCAGGAGCACCGTTGCCCGGTGAACGGCGACACCGGCTTCGGGACGCCGCAGAGCTATGCCGGCGACGCCATCGCGCAGGTGCGGATCGGCCGCTTCGACAACGGCCACTGCGGCCTGGAAGCCACGCTGCACCTGCCCGGCACCAAGCGCCTGGATGGCAAAGCGCTGTGGCTGGACTACGATGAGCGCACGTCGGCCTGGAACTGCAGTTCCGACCTGGACGATCGCGTCCTGCCGGTCCACTGCCGCGGCGGCTGA
- the sppA gene encoding signal peptide peptidase SppA, whose translation MNQPVRRSPVANFFVGLWDVMNFTRRLIFNLVFFGFLLLILLAMVFAMARGDGGKALRDRTTLLIAPEGKLVEQFSADPVSRALAKAMNDKGAQEIQLRDLVRAIEAAKTDPKIERVALRLDKLQPSGFASMREVEKALQDLRSSGKQIVAYSDNLNQWQYLLAAQANEVYLDPMGSMTLEGLGRYRQYFREGLQDKLGVDVHLFKVGEYKSAAEPYVLDAASAASKEADLFWMNDVWQRYVADIAKARKLAPEQINAGIDTMPEGVAAAGGDLAKFALQQKLVDGLKTREDVEQLLAKRGVADDDADTGYRNVDLDGYLQQLDLRRSPVDSRPQVAVVVAAGEISGGEQPAGRIGGESTAALLRQARDDDAVKAVVLRVDSPGGEVFASEQIRREVVALKAAGKPVVVSMGDLAASGGYWISMNADRIYADPSTITGSIGIFGMIPNITRTLDKIGVHTDGVGTTRFAGAFDMTRPMDPAVGQLIQSVINKGYADFTGKVAQARGKSVEAIDQVARGRVWSGAQAKERGLVDAFGGFKDAVADAAARAKLGGPDKYRVRYVEKPATPFAQFVSGFAGSRLGVWMLSDSALGHVLLARSMPELDTQLRFVKDAADTRPGAPVKALAYCFCGL comes from the coding sequence ATGAACCAACCCGTGCGTCGCAGCCCCGTCGCCAACTTCTTCGTCGGCCTGTGGGATGTGATGAACTTCACCCGCCGGTTGATCTTCAACCTGGTGTTCTTCGGTTTCCTGTTGCTGATCCTGCTGGCGATGGTGTTCGCCATGGCGCGCGGCGACGGCGGCAAGGCGCTGCGCGACCGCACCACGCTGCTGATCGCGCCGGAAGGCAAGCTGGTCGAGCAGTTCAGTGCCGACCCGGTCAGCCGCGCGCTGGCCAAGGCGATGAACGACAAGGGCGCGCAGGAGATCCAGTTGCGCGACCTGGTGCGCGCGATCGAGGCGGCCAAGACCGATCCCAAGATCGAGCGCGTTGCACTGCGCCTGGACAAGCTGCAGCCCAGCGGCTTCGCCTCGATGCGCGAGGTGGAGAAGGCGCTGCAGGACCTGCGCAGCTCCGGCAAGCAGATCGTCGCCTACAGCGACAACCTGAACCAGTGGCAGTACCTGCTGGCCGCGCAGGCCAACGAGGTCTACCTGGACCCGATGGGCTCGATGACCCTGGAAGGCCTGGGCCGCTACCGCCAGTACTTCCGCGAGGGCCTGCAGGACAAGCTCGGCGTGGACGTGCACCTGTTCAAGGTCGGCGAATACAAGTCCGCCGCCGAGCCCTACGTGCTCGACGCGGCCTCGGCGGCGTCCAAGGAAGCCGACCTGTTCTGGATGAACGATGTGTGGCAGCGCTACGTGGCCGACATCGCCAAGGCGCGCAAGCTGGCGCCTGAGCAGATCAACGCCGGCATCGACACCATGCCCGAGGGCGTGGCCGCCGCCGGTGGCGACCTGGCCAAGTTCGCCCTGCAGCAGAAGCTGGTGGACGGCCTGAAGACCCGCGAGGACGTCGAACAGTTGCTGGCCAAGCGAGGCGTCGCCGACGACGATGCCGACACCGGCTATCGCAACGTCGACCTGGACGGCTACCTGCAGCAATTGGACCTGCGCCGTTCGCCGGTGGATTCGCGGCCGCAGGTGGCGGTGGTGGTCGCCGCGGGCGAGATCAGCGGCGGCGAACAGCCGGCCGGCCGCATCGGCGGCGAGTCGACCGCGGCGCTGCTGCGCCAGGCGCGCGACGACGACGCGGTCAAGGCGGTGGTGCTGCGCGTGGATTCGCCCGGCGGCGAAGTGTTCGCCTCCGAGCAGATCCGCCGCGAGGTGGTGGCGCTGAAGGCCGCCGGCAAGCCGGTGGTGGTGTCGATGGGCGACCTGGCCGCGTCCGGCGGCTACTGGATCAGCATGAACGCCGATCGCATCTATGCCGACCCGTCGACCATCACCGGCTCGATCGGCATCTTCGGCATGATCCCCAACATCACCCGCACCCTGGACAAGATCGGCGTGCACACCGACGGCGTCGGCACCACCCGTTTCGCCGGCGCGTTCGACATGACCCGGCCGATGGATCCGGCGGTGGGCCAGCTGATCCAGTCGGTGATCAACAAGGGCTATGCCGACTTCACCGGCAAGGTCGCGCAGGCGCGCGGCAAGTCGGTCGAGGCCATCGACCAGGTGGCGCGCGGCCGCGTGTGGAGCGGTGCGCAGGCCAAAGAGCGCGGGCTGGTGGACGCGTTCGGCGGCTTCAAGGACGCGGTGGCCGATGCCGCGGCGCGCGCCAAGCTGGGCGGCCCGGACAAGTACCGGGTGCGCTACGTCGAGAAGCCGGCCACGCCGTTCGCGCAGTTCGTCAGCGGGTTCGCCGGCAGCCGCCTGGGCGTGTGGATGCTGAGCGACTCGGCGCTGGGCCACGTCCTGCTGGCGCGCAGCATGCCGGAACTGGACACCCAACTGCGCTTCGTCAAGGACGCGGCCGACACCCGTCCGGGCGCACCGGTGAAGGCGCTGGCCTACTGCTTCTGCGGTCTGTAA
- a CDS encoding RDD family protein, whose product MTEWYYADAAQQRHGPLAAADLQQRFQRSEIGLSTLVWREGLSEWRTLAEFVDELSLAQAPPPAPALPPSEIGTDVPPPAPPPAVPDAWTAPAAAASPYAAPSAMLDSGARVVGGGEVVQAGFWKRVAAYLIDAFLVGIVSNVIQFVVILGFMGVNRVGSEPNFTSAAGIIMLLMMYLVPLAISALYYGLFHASTKQATLGKMAVGIKVVRTDGSRITVARGIGRYFGFMLSGLTVGIGYLMAAFTERKQALHDMLCDTLVVDKWAYTAHPEWQQRKLGTVTVVILSLFGLMMAGALLVVILAIGMAAKGGWH is encoded by the coding sequence ATGACTGAGTGGTACTACGCCGATGCGGCGCAGCAGCGCCATGGCCCGCTGGCGGCCGCCGACCTGCAACAGCGCTTCCAGCGCAGCGAGATCGGGCTGTCCACCCTGGTCTGGCGCGAAGGCCTGAGCGAATGGCGCACCCTGGCCGAGTTCGTCGACGAGCTCAGCCTGGCCCAGGCGCCTCCCCCGGCACCTGCGCTGCCCCCCTCGGAGATCGGTACGGACGTGCCGCCGCCCGCCCCTCCCCCGGCCGTGCCCGACGCCTGGACCGCGCCCGCCGCGGCGGCGTCGCCCTACGCGGCGCCCAGCGCCATGCTGGACAGCGGCGCGCGGGTGGTCGGCGGCGGCGAGGTGGTGCAGGCCGGGTTCTGGAAGCGCGTGGCCGCCTACCTGATCGACGCGTTCCTGGTCGGCATCGTCTCCAACGTGATCCAGTTCGTGGTGATCCTCGGTTTCATGGGGGTCAACCGCGTCGGCAGCGAGCCCAACTTCACCTCCGCCGCCGGCATCATCATGTTGCTGATGATGTACCTGGTGCCGCTGGCGATCTCGGCGCTGTACTACGGCCTGTTCCACGCCTCCACCAAGCAGGCCACGCTGGGCAAGATGGCGGTCGGCATCAAGGTGGTGCGCACCGATGGCAGCCGCATCACCGTGGCCCGCGGCATCGGCCGCTATTTCGGCTTCATGCTGAGCGGCCTGACCGTGGGCATCGGCTACCTGATGGCGGCCTTCACCGAGCGCAAGCAGGCCCTGCATGACATGCTCTGCGACACCCTGGTGGTGGACAAGTGGGCCTACACCGCCCACCCGGAATGGCAGCAGCGCAAGCTGGGCACCGTCACTGTGGTGATTCTGTCGCTGTTCGGCCTGATGATGGCCGGCGCGCTGTTGGTGGTGATCCTGGCGATCGGCATGGCCGCCAAGGGCGGCTGGCACTGA
- a CDS encoding Sua5/YciO/YrdC/YwlC family protein, whose amino-acid sequence MTDLSLSHAVAVLRQGGVIAYPTEAVWGLGCDPHDETAVTRLLRIKQRPVDKGLIVVAAELDPLRPLLDLSALPADRLAAVLASWPGPHTWILPAAAHAPPWVTGAHQGIAVRISAHPLVAALCRAWGGALVSTSANRGGEPPARQRSELDPLVLRDLDGLLDGETGGLAQPTPIRDAASGEILRA is encoded by the coding sequence ATGACCGACCTGTCGCTGAGCCATGCCGTCGCCGTCCTGCGCCAGGGCGGCGTGATCGCCTACCCCACCGAAGCCGTGTGGGGCCTGGGCTGCGATCCGCACGACGAGACCGCCGTGACCCGCCTGCTGCGGATCAAGCAGCGGCCGGTGGACAAGGGCCTGATCGTGGTCGCCGCCGAACTGGATCCGCTGCGCCCGCTGCTGGACCTGTCGGCGTTACCAGCGGACCGGCTGGCCGCGGTGCTGGCCAGCTGGCCGGGACCGCACACCTGGATCCTGCCCGCCGCCGCGCACGCGCCGCCCTGGGTCACCGGTGCGCACCAGGGCATCGCCGTGCGGATCAGCGCGCATCCGCTGGTCGCTGCGCTGTGCCGCGCCTGGGGCGGCGCCCTGGTGTCGACCAGCGCCAACCGCGGCGGCGAGCCGCCGGCACGGCAGCGCAGCGAGCTGGACCCGCTGGTGCTGCGTGACCTCGATGGCCTGCTCGACGGCGAGACCGGCGGCCTGGCCCAGCCGACCCCGATCCGCGACGCCGCCAGCGGCGAGATCCTGCGCGCCTGA